TTACCCAGAACAAAATGGCACCAACCGAAAAGTCTACCAGGTTTTTCGTTAAAATGTTAGCCGCGTTCTTTTGTCTGGTAAAACCGGCTTCCACCATTGCAAATCCTGGCTGCATAAACATCACCAAAAAGGTGGCAACCAAAACCCATATATTGTTAATCGACATCGAAAGTTCTTCCATGATAATTCAATTTTTTCTCGTTATTATTCTTCTTTTCCTTTTATGTAAAGCGATTCATCTCCTGCTTCGCCCGTGCGGATACGGAATGATTCTTCAATTGGCAGGATAAATACTTTTCCGTCACCAATTTCTCCTGTGCGTGCAGATCCTAAAATGGCCTGAACAGTTTTGTCAACATTCTTATCACGAACAATAATGGATAATTTTATCCTTTCAATAGTACTGGTGTCGTATACAACTCCACGGTATACTCTACCCTGGCGAGCCTGGCCAACTCCTCTAACATCCCAGAAAGAGAAGAATTCAATGCCTGCTTCATAAAGAGCATCTTTTACCTCTTCAAATTTTGTTTTGCGAATTACTGCTTCAACTTTTTTCATCTTATTTAATATTGTTTGTTTTTAAAGGATAAGATGTAACGAGTTCGGAATTTGCGAACTCGTTTCATTTTTTATAATATTCCGGATTATAGTGAAATACCAACTACAACATGGAATGACTCATAAGATGGATTCAGGATAACTGCTCCTGACAATGGAAGAGAAAACGACTCCGAAAGTTTGATCTCTTTTGAAGTAGAAATTCCAATATTACAGATATCAAATCCGGCATCATCTTTCATAGAATACGCTCCGTTACCACCACCTAAGGTAATATCAACCGGACCGGCTGTTACTGCGGCTTCAACATACAAGTCGCCTGAAGCATCACCGTCTTTTCCGGCACCATCATAAAACATATATGCTGCTGAGAATGAGAATGCACCTACACCAAGTCCTACCATTGGCTCAAAAAAGTGATTGTCACCATCTGTCCACGATACTGGATCAGCTGTAGTTCCGGGGAAATAGTAATCGGTTAAGGTAAAGCTTAAGGATGCATTTTCGCCTAAGTCAAAACCATAACTTGCATACAAGTCAGCTTCTGCTGCTTCATTATCCGAAACACAGTACGACCCCCATGCTCCAATGGCAAAACCACCGGCACTAAATTCAACCCATGGCTGGAAGGCTGCACCTTCACCAAATTTAATACCACGCCATACATAACTGCTGTAAATGTCTAAACCTGCATCTACCTCTTGTGCTTTTACTGTTGGTGCCGTAACGGCCACTAAAAGTAACATGCTTGCAAAAATCAGTAGTGTCTTTTTCATAATTGTAAATTTTAAAAGTTAAACTGCTATTATTTTATCTTCTTCTGTCGTATCCCTATTTTAAATGGTGTCTAAAAATTTTTTATGCTTTTATTTTATATTGACCCCATTATTTTTTGTTTTCGATTCAAATTAATGCACTTTTTTTCAATCACACCCCTATTTTTATTTTCCAACACATTTCACTTAACAAATTATTAATATCTGATGCAATATCATACCTTTTTGATACGTTTTCATGGTTTTTATTGCCGTTTTTACACTTATATACAAAATAAACAATCATAAATATCAAATTCATTCAACATCCACATAAAACGCGAACTGAATAAAAAAGGGGTAAAAACTATAAGAAATGAGAAATACTTCCCTTAATTAGTTGGAAGCAGGGGAAATATGTACCAAGTGCATATTTTTTAAACGACTATGGCGTGTTGCAGGATTTATAAATCCCGGGGTGAATCCTGAAAGGCTACGATGTTTAAACGACTCAACCAACTCAAAACTTGCTCCGCTTTCTGCAATTTGCTGCAATCCTTCATCGTTAGTATAAATCCAGGTACTTTTTTGCCTGGTCAGGCACTTTTTCAAATCTGCTGAATCATATAGAAAGTATCCGGGCGTTTTTGCATAAAAAAACAATTCGCGGTGCTGCGAAAGATAAGAGTTCAACATTTCTCCTTCTTTTGCCCTATTATTAAATGTATTGCATGCAGGTATTACCGATTGGTATTTAAATACAGCCGGAAATAAATGCGCATTAATTGAAAAACTTAATGCAACTATTGCAATTACCGACCTGAGCATTATTCTATTTATTTGGGTTTGTGGCAAGGGCAGAAGCATGGGCACCATCAAAACAATCAAGCCTCCCCAAAACAAAAAACTTTTCGACGGAAAAGCATACAGGCAAAGGCCTAATATCAACACCCACATAAATACAATAGTTATATACTGTATAACACTAAGAGCCTTTTTCATACCCCTATGACGCTCTGATTGTAAAAAGAACACAAGCCACTTGGCTGATAAAACGGCCATAAAAGGCGACAACACCATAAAATAATGGGGCGACTGAGCCTGTGCAACCGAAATAACAATCCAGTAAGGCACAATAGCTCCTAAACTATATAACTCTATACTCTTCTTTTTCAGCAGCGACTTAATTTCGAAAAACCACGATAGAAAAAATAAAATTCCCCAGGGCAGAAAAATGTACAAGGCTGTATGGAAATAAAAGAAATAATCCACACTACTTCCTTTAATTCTTCCTGAAATACGGCCCGCATTATTCTCCCAAAAGAAAAACCGGAGTCCTTCCCAGCCAAACTGATTATACAATCCGGTTAAACCAAGGGCGAGTATCAGTAAACAAAGCAGGGCACCTGCAACTATTTTTAAGTTAAACACATCTTTTAGGCGGCGGGTATAAATAAGATGTGCAAACACTGCAGTAAGCGGGACAAAAACGCCAATTGGTCCTTTTGAAATAAGGGCAAGGCCAATACCTAACCCCGCCAACAGCATATTAATCAACCTTTTTTGTTTAAAATAAGCCGCCAACTGCCACATGGCAAAAATTACGTTGGCAGTTAGTAACACATCGGTATGAATATCGTTGTGAAAAAGAAAATAAAATTCGGAAGTAGCCAGCATAATTGCAGCCAGCCGTGCTGTTTGCCTGCTGTAAAATAATCGTGCAAAACGATAGGTAGAATAAATGGCAAGCACCGAGTACAAGAGCACCGGCAATTTAAAAGCAACTTCCGATGGCCCGAACAAGAAATAAAACGGTGCAGTAATCCAAAAAAGCAACGGAGGTTTTTGAAGATAAGGCTCAAAATGAATGGTGAGATTAATCCAGTCCCCCGTTTCATAGATAATGCGGCTGATTGCAGCATACTTCCCGGCATCGCTTGTTACCGGAACAAAAAGCCCCAACACATAAGTGAATAAAATAAAAGCCCCAATCAATACAGAAACAGTTCTATCGGCACCAAACTTTCTTTTGCTGGTAATTTTTATCATTTTAATCATTTTTGCGTGTTGCAATAAAATATCTGCTACCGTTTTCTTTTAACTCATCAACTGCTTCTTGCAGAAATCCGGGGAACTTCTCAGACTTTATCCCCGACCATTCTTCTGCTCCAACCACAACATCGAAATTGGTCAAATCAAGCTTATCCATTTCCTTTTGATTAACAACCACAAAATCTTTTTCTGATTCGGGCAGAACAAAGGTAGTATCCATACTTACAACATCAAACCGGTTTTCAGAATAGATACGCACACTGGCAGCTGTACGAATATTGCCATATACATAAACCTTGCTATTCTTATCCACACCTTCCAACTCCAGGCGCTGAACCAACTGGCTCCCCGTATTTGGCATTAGCAAAGGAAACAACAACGCAAATACATTAAAGTACAACAATCCCAGGGCGTTTGCGATAGCAATTTCATTCGAAATAGTTTTAGCCCACTTTATACCATAAACAACAAACATAAAAATGCTAAAACAAATCCCGACAATTAAAACCGGATGTGCAATAACAAAAAATACAACAACAACGCCCAATACCAAAACCACGCTATTTAAAAACAGGAAAACATGCAAGGTGGTCTTTTTAAACAAAACTTTGTTTTGCACAAAATACCAGGCCAGCATTATTGAAACAAGAGGAATTACCGGCAATAAATACCGGTCGTAAAATTTAAAAACAGCCCCTGACATCATAATTATTAGAACAACCCAAAGAATAATAAAGCCAAACACAGCCTTCACGTTGTTTTCGATTTGTTTGGAAAATTGGAGTAGTTTCCTTGGTTTCTTAAAAAGAAGAACAATCCAGGGCAATAAAAAAGCACCCAGATTTATGACTCCCAAGAATGTATTTTTAAACACCTGAACTGTTTTAGATGAAACTCTCTCGCCAACCTGATCGGCAAAAAAGAACGACCAAAACTCTGCGCCATGCTGTACATACATTAATACAAACCAACTTAATGCCACTACTACAGCCACCCCTACAACCAACGGGTCGAGCAATTTTGTCAATTTAACTTTTTGCCATGGATTGAAGAGTAAAAACAACATACTTGCTCCTGCAAATGCAGCTGCAGGAAAACCTTTGGTTTCAAAAGCCAAAGCTGCCCCCATATACGCCAGCCAGTAGTACTTTCTTTTTGGCTCATTACTGATCAGGATTTCAAGAAAGCCCCACGCGCTGAGTGTTAAAAACAAAACCAGTAAAATGTCGGGGATCGACCTGCCTGCACTCATTAAAACCAAAGGATTTGCCGCAGTTATAAATGCGGCGGTGAGTGCAATCTTTTTACTACCCGAGAGCGATTTTGCCATCAGGTAACACACAAAAACCAACAACGCTCCGGCTAACCAAAAAAACAATCGCGAAGATATTCGACTTACACCAAATAACTTGTAGCTCGCCATTAGAACCCAATAAGTAAGCACCGGTTTTTTAAAACGTGGCTCGCCATCGGCCTGGTATGGCGTAAAATAATCATCCTTTTCCATCATCTGCATAACCGCATCGGTATAATACTTCTCATCCGGAAAGAAAAAAAGATATTCCAGGGTACTTGGTGCCGAATAAATTAAAAACAAAAATGGCACGAGCAGAAAGCTAGATTTGCGAAAACTGAACGTAATCATGCTAATATTTTACAAGATACATAGGTTGCAAAACCGTATCGCGAGTTTTAGGATTTATAAACCGACCACCACGATTTAAGTAGAGATGCCGGTATTCCATTACTGTGTCGGGTTTAAATGCAAGTCCTTGCAGTTCTTCATACCCATCGGAATCTGTAAAAACCCAACTCCCTTTCACGCCTGCAATTGCAGCAATATCCTCCTCTGCAGAAACCTGTTTAGCTTGTGGCTCGCTGTAAAAGAACAATTCGTATTGCGTGTATTTATAATTGTAAAGCACATCGCCCGGCATTGCGTTTTCGGTAAAATACCTCCCTGCTTTTGGGGGAGCCTGATGGCTAAACATAAAAGGATAAACATGGATATTTAACAACAAAAACAAAACCGTAAAGGCTATAGATGAGGGCAATATTAATTTTGCCGTCTTATTCGTAGTCTTATACACAATACATAAACTCACAGCAATTCCGGTTAATGCAGTAAGGAAAATAAAAACCGGAACACCGGTAAAAAGATAAAAAGCAATCAAAGCTACAAAAAGCCAGAGAACCAATACAACGATATATTGTGTTCTCAACAGGAAAACCAAAAATTTGCCATTTCCTTTAATAGCAATATCAACCCATTTGGCCAATAAAACAGCCATTAATGGCACAATACCAAACACATAATTTGGGAGCTGACTACTGGATGCATTTAGAATAATGAAGAAAATCCAGATACCGCTAAAAGTAAAATACTCATTCGCTTTAAATCTATTTTTTACCAATTGCCGTATGTCAAAAAAGGCTGCAATAAAAAATAGCAAACACCAAGGCAAAAACAGGTATATTAAACTATGAATGTAAAATATAGGATCGTTTTTTGCGTGAACATACGAACCTGTAATCCGCCCCACATTATTTTCCCAAAAGAAGAACCAAATACCATCCCAACCAAACTGATTCCACAGACCAATTAGAGCCGGGCTCACAACCAAAAAGGCTACTATCACCCCTAAATACCACCTCACATCAAGCAAAAACTTAAAATCCCTCTTCAAAAGAATATGCCCCAATACTGCAAACCCAACCAATGCAGCCCCCAATGGACCTTTAGAGAGCATCGATAACCCGATTGCTACAAAACCAACAATCCAGAAACGATTCTTTCGGGTTTTTATAAACTCATACAATTGCCATAAAGCCAAAATCACGAAAGCCTGGAAAGGGGTATCGGTGTGAATATCCATACTATACATTGTATAGATAATGGAAAAAAACAAAAAAATAGTAGTTAAAAGGCCAACACGCCTGTTATACAAACTTTGCCCCAAACGATAGGCCCAGTAAAAACCTGCCATAGTTAACAACAAAACGGGCAACTTAAACCAAAAATTTGAGACCCCTCCAATGGCAAAGCCAAGTGCCCCCATCCAAAAAAGCAGTGGTGGCTTCTGATCGTAAGGTTCTCCATGAATAGTGAGATGCAGGTAATTGCCATTCTGAAAAACTTCCTTCGATACGGTAGCATATTTTCCGGCATCGCGAGTTACATCAATTGAGAGTCCTGAAAAATAACCCACAAGTGCGAGTAACACCGTTAGGAAAAAGATTATTTTTATTGTTCTATTATCAAACATTCTGGTTTAAGAACTAATATTATTTGAGCTTGTAAAGCTCGTAATTTTTTACCGATAAGAAAAGAGTCGCCACAATTCAGGAAACCTATTTGAGATGTTTTAACATTTTATTTCTTTAAATGCTTCCAGCCAACTAATTTAACAGCTTTTAATTTGAAATCATATCTTTGCCTTTTTAAAACAGACGAAACAAGCAAGCGATATCGGGAATTGTGCTTCAAGGTATCGTTTCCGTCTTCCAACTCATAAAAAATGAAACTCTGGGATAAAGGAACACCTGTAAACAAAGCAATCGAAGAATTTACTGTTGGCAAAGACCGCGAGCTGGATTTATACCTGGCAACGCACGATATTTTAGGATCGATGGCACATGTTACCATGCTCGAATCGGTTGGCCTTATTGAAAAAGATGAACTACCCGCCTTACTGGCAGAACTTAAAAACCTATACAAAATAGCCGAAGACGGAGATTTCAGCATCGACGAAGGAGTGGAAGATGTGCACTCGCAGGTCGAATTTTTACTTACTGAGAAGCTGGGTGATCTGGGCAAAAAAATACATAGCGGGCGCTCGCGCAACGACCAGGTTTTGCTCGACCTCAAGCTTTTTACCCGCGACGCTATTCGCGAAATTGCAGAAACAACAGCCTTGCTTATCGACGTTTTATTAGCGCGTGCAGCCGAAACTAAAGATATTTTAATGCCGGGCTACACCCATCTTCAGGTGGCGATGCCATCATCGTTCGGTCTCTGGTTTAGCGCCTACGCCGAAAGCTTATCCGACGACCTGGAGCTTTTGCAGTCTGCATACAAAATCACCAACCAGAATCCATTGGGTTCAGCAGCCGGCTATGGCTCATCATTTCCACTAAAAAGGCAACTAACAACCGACCTGCTGGGTTTCGAAAACATGAATTACAACGTAGTGTATGCACAAATGGGAAGAGGCAAGGTGGAAAAAATTGTTTCATTCGCCTTAGCTAACCTGGCAGCAACACTTTCAAAGCTGGCCTACGACGTATGTTTATTCATGAGCCAGAACTTTAATTTTGTAAGCCTGCCGACCGCATTTACTACAGGCTCGAGCATTATGCCGCACAAAAAAAATCCCGATGTATTTGAACTAACACGCGCACGTTGCAATAAACTACAGGGGGTTCCGGCACAAATTGGTTTAATCATTAATAATTTACCAAGTGGCTATTTCCGCGACCTCCAGATGGTAAAAGAGGTTTTTCTGCCTTCTTTTAAAGAAATGAACGACTGCCTGAACATTGTAAATCTGGCAATCGATAAAATGGAAGTCAACAATACCATTTTAAACGACAATAAATACGACTATCTGTTTAGTGTGGAAGAAGTGAACAAGCTTGTTCTTCAGGGCATCCCTTTTCGTGAAGCCTATAAACAAATTGGCGAACAAATTGAAAACGGCAACTTTTCGCCGGAAAAGAGCGTAAACCATAGCCACGAAGGGAGCATCGGGAATTTATGCCTGGATAGTATTACGAAAAAGAAAGAAAAAATCATGGACAAATTTCTATTTAACAAAATAGATGAAGCCAAAAGTTCCTTACTGAACTAAAACGTCAAGTTGCTGAAAATGTGACAAATGTCACGTTTATCAAAACACAGGCAGTTAAAGACTGCTTTTTCGATGATTTTCTCAAGGTTAATTGTATGTTATTAAACACAATTTACCCATATCAGGATTGCGAATACACACCCGTTTGTTTATTTTTGATTTCACTTCGTAAGTAAAATATGGTTTTCGCTTACAGTTTTGCAGCAAGTTGGTAACGACAGCACCAATGCTGCTTTAGTGCGAATTTTAAAGAGAAAGGAAAATATGATGCAGACAAAAAAACCTGTAGCAAAGGGATTGTACCGCCCCGAATTTGAACACGGGAGTTGTGGTATCGGGTTTGTTGCAAACCTGAAGGGCCGAAAAAAGCACAGCGTAATATCTGATGCTTTATCAATGTTGGCTCGAATGGAACATCGCGGGGGTACCGGGTTTGATATTAAAAGTGGCGACGGTGCAGGGATATTATCGCAAATTCCACACGAACTTTTTATGGAAGAATGCCCAAAAGAAGGCATAAAACTTCCGCAGTTTGGCGAATATGGTGTGGCGATGATCTTTTTCCCAAAAGAAGATCGAAAACGTTCAGAATGTAAAGACATTATTACCAGAAACCTAAAGAAGTTTAACCTTCCATATCTGGGGTATCGTAAAGTACCTGTTGACAACTCAGACCTTGGTCGCGATTCGTTGGCAACCGAGCCGTACGCACAACAGCTTTTTATCGGCAAACCCGATGGAATGAGTCTTGAGGAATTTGACCGCAAGCTTTTTGTATTCAGAAAATACACCGAACGCCTTGCTCGCGAGTCGGTTAGCGGCTTGGGTTACGATGGGCTCAACATCATTTCTTGTTCGTATAAAACCATTATTTACAAAGGTCAGTTAACAACCGAACAAGTTTCGCTCTACTTTAAAGACCTCACCAACCCATTGGCAGTAAGCGCAATTGCACTTGTTCACTCGCGCTTTTCAACCAACACTTTCCCTTCGTGGAAATTAGCACAGCCTTTCCGCTTTATCGCACACAACGGTGAAATTAATACCAACAAGGGAAATATAAACTGGATGCGGGCACGTGAAGTACTGCTGGAGTGCTCGGCATTTACCCGCGAAGAGCTGGAAATGATTTTCCCAATTTGCGACCTGAGAGATTCTGACAGTGCCAACCTTGACATGGCCATTGAAATGTTGGTATTAAGCGGACGCTCGTTACCGCATGTAATGATGATGCTAATACCTGAAGCCTGGCAAAATGCACCGGATATGGATCCGAAAAAGAAAGAATTTTATGAATTCTATTCGGCCATGATGGAACCATGGGATGGTCCTGCATCCGTATGTTTTACTGATGGTGTTTTAGTAGGGGCAACACTCGACCGAAACGGTTTACGCCCATCGCGTTATTGCCTTACTGACGATGATACACTAATAATGGCATCGGAAACCGGAGCAATTGATGTTCCTCACGACCAGGTGGTTATTCGTGGACGTTTGCAACCCGGAAAAATGTTTGTTGCCGATTTAGAGCAGGGACGCATTATTTCGGACGAAGAAGTTAAAGCTGAAATCTGTTCAGGCCAACCCTACGGCGAATGGGTAAAAAACAATATGACTTATCTGGATGATCTTCCATCAATTCCTGATTTGGAACTAAAAGATCCGGATACAAAAACACTTTTTAAACGCCAGAAAGCCTTTGGTTTTACGCACGAAGATCTTGAAGTAATTTTAAAACCAATGGCAGCAAACGGTGGCGAAGCCCTGGGCTCAATGGGTGCCGACAATCCTTTGGCCGTGCTTTCTGACCGCCCAATTCATTTAGCTCACTACTTTAAGCAGTTGTTTGCACAGGTTACCAATCCACCAATCGACCCCATCAGGGAACGTATTGTGATGGACCTGAGAACCTATGTGGGTGGTTTTAAAAATATTTTGACTGAATCGCCGGAACATTGCCGACGTATTGCCATTCCTCAGCCTGTGCTTACCAACGAACAATTGGTAAAACTGGCTTATGTGGATCATACACATTTCCAAACTAAAAAAATCAGTATTGTTTTCCATGCCAACGGAAAAGAAGGAACTTTAGAAAACAAACTGGAGCGTTTGTGCCAGTATGTTGAAGATGCGATTGACGAAGCTTATTCAATCATTCTGCTTTCCGACTTTGCCATTAGCACCGACCATGCACCAATTCCGTCATTACTAGCAGCATCCGCCGTTCACCACCACTTAATTCGTGTGGGTAAGCGAGGAAAAGCCGACATTATTATGGAAGCTGGAGATGTTCGCGAAGTGCATCATTTTGCCACATTACTGGGCTATGGAGTCTCTGCAGTAAATCCATATATGGCCATCGACACCATTAAGCACATGGCAACTGATGGAAAACTTGGTGATTTATCGAAAGAACAAGCGATTCAGAATTATGTGAAAGCCATCGGTAGTGGCCTCCTGAAAGTATTCTCTAAAATGGGAATTTCTACGCTGGCCTCGTACCAGGGCGCACAAATTTTTGAAGCAGTTGGATTAAAGCAGGAAGTAATTGACAAATACTTTACCGGAACAGTAAGTCGTGTTGAAGGCTTAAGCCTTGATGACATTGCAAAAGAGGCAATGATGCGCCACCGGCAAGGATTCCCAACGCGCCAGGGCGGAGCCAAAGTTCTGGAGCCGGGAGGAGAATACCACTGGCGAAAAGATGGCGAACGCCATTTATTAAGTCCTGAGGCAATACAACTAATTCAGGAAGCCACAAGAAAAAAAGATTACGAGAAATACAAAAAATATTGCACCGTAGTTGACGAGCAGGCTGAAGCAGCGTTTACCCTGCGCGGACTGATGGACTTTACATCAGAACGAAAGCCTATTTCGATTGACGAAGTAGAGCCGGCAGAAAGTATACTTACCCGCTTTGCCACAGGTGCGATGTCGTTTGGTTCTATCTCGTGGGAAGCACATACAACATTAGCCATTGCAATGAATCGTATTGGCTCCAAGTCGAACTCGGGCGAAGGAGGTGAAGACCCCGTGCGGTACACCAAATTACCCAATGGCGACGACATGTGTTCTGCAACCAAACAAATTGCATCCGGACGTTTCGGCGTTAACAGCTACTACCTGAGCATGGCAAAAGAGCTTCAAATTAAAATGGCTCAGGGTGCAAAACCAGGAGAAGGCGGTCACCTTCCGGGGCATAAAGTTAACGGATGGATCGGACGCACTCGTAACTCAACTCCCGGAGTAGGCCTTATTTCGCCGCCTCCACACCACGATATTTATTCGATTGAAGATTTGGCACAGCTGATCTTCGACCTGAAAAACAGTAACCGCGATGCACGCATCAATGTGAAGCTGGTTTCTGAAACAGGTGTAGGTACTGTTGCCACCGGTGTTTGTAAAGCCAAAGCCGATGCAGTTCTAATTTCAGGATTTGATGGCGGAACCGGAGCATCTCCTATTAGCTCGATAAAACATGCAGGTTTGCCTTGGGAGCTGGGCTTATCGGAAACACACCAAACCCTGGTGCGTAACCGTTTGCGTAACCGTATCGTTGTGCAGGCCGACGGACAAATGAAAACCTCGCGAGATCTGGCTATAGCTACCCTGCTGGGTGCTGAAGAATGGGGTGTTGCAACTATGGCTCTAGTAGTTGAAGGTTGTATAATGATGCGTAAATGCCACAGTAATACCTGCCCTGTGGGTGTGGCAACACAAAATGAGCGATTACGCGGTAAATTCAAAGGAAATCCGGACCATGTGGTAAATTATTTCGAATTCCTTGTTGAAGGACTTCGTGAAATTATGGCCGAGCTTGGTTTCCGTACCATTAACGAAATGGT
Above is a genomic segment from uncultured Draconibacterium sp. containing:
- the gltB gene encoding glutamate synthase large subunit; this translates as MMQTKKPVAKGLYRPEFEHGSCGIGFVANLKGRKKHSVISDALSMLARMEHRGGTGFDIKSGDGAGILSQIPHELFMEECPKEGIKLPQFGEYGVAMIFFPKEDRKRSECKDIITRNLKKFNLPYLGYRKVPVDNSDLGRDSLATEPYAQQLFIGKPDGMSLEEFDRKLFVFRKYTERLARESVSGLGYDGLNIISCSYKTIIYKGQLTTEQVSLYFKDLTNPLAVSAIALVHSRFSTNTFPSWKLAQPFRFIAHNGEINTNKGNINWMRAREVLLECSAFTREELEMIFPICDLRDSDSANLDMAIEMLVLSGRSLPHVMMMLIPEAWQNAPDMDPKKKEFYEFYSAMMEPWDGPASVCFTDGVLVGATLDRNGLRPSRYCLTDDDTLIMASETGAIDVPHDQVVIRGRLQPGKMFVADLEQGRIISDEEVKAEICSGQPYGEWVKNNMTYLDDLPSIPDLELKDPDTKTLFKRQKAFGFTHEDLEVILKPMAANGGEALGSMGADNPLAVLSDRPIHLAHYFKQLFAQVTNPPIDPIRERIVMDLRTYVGGFKNILTESPEHCRRIAIPQPVLTNEQLVKLAYVDHTHFQTKKISIVFHANGKEGTLENKLERLCQYVEDAIDEAYSIILLSDFAISTDHAPIPSLLAASAVHHHLIRVGKRGKADIIMEAGDVREVHHFATLLGYGVSAVNPYMAIDTIKHMATDGKLGDLSKEQAIQNYVKAIGSGLLKVFSKMGISTLASYQGAQIFEAVGLKQEVIDKYFTGTVSRVEGLSLDDIAKEAMMRHRQGFPTRQGGAKVLEPGGEYHWRKDGERHLLSPEAIQLIQEATRKKDYEKYKKYCTVVDEQAEAAFTLRGLMDFTSERKPISIDEVEPAESILTRFATGAMSFGSISWEAHTTLAIAMNRIGSKSNSGEGGEDPVRYTKLPNGDDMCSATKQIASGRFGVNSYYLSMAKELQIKMAQGAKPGEGGHLPGHKVNGWIGRTRNSTPGVGLISPPPHHDIYSIEDLAQLIFDLKNSNRDARINVKLVSETGVGTVATGVCKAKADAVLISGFDGGTGASPISSIKHAGLPWELGLSETHQTLVRNRLRNRIVVQADGQMKTSRDLAIATLLGAEEWGVATMALVVEGCIMMRKCHSNTCPVGVATQNERLRGKFKGNPDHVVNYFEFLVEGLREIMAELGFRTINEMVGQSQCLKFKEDIDHWKYKGLDLSPILYKETAGEEEGLYCSKAQNHQMEEILDWKFVETAEKAIKNGEKVAAEFEIKNINRSVGTVLSHEVSKVYKGEGLPDGTIHFKLKGSAGQSFGAFVCKGIELEVEGDANDYFGKGLSGGHLSIYPAKNVQFIPEQNIIVGNVSFYGATGGEAYIRGVAGERFCVRNSGAKVVVEGIGDHGCEYMTGGTAVVLGKTGRNFGAGMSGGIAYVLDIDGTFPGLCNMGMIGLEKVTDKQEQEELKAMVAKHLEKTGSTVAEYVLADWEETVGKFVKVIPTDYKRMLSYIEEARSTGKYDKESDIIDAAFDMHLANL